A region from the Sandaracinus amylolyticus genome encodes:
- a CDS encoding tetratricopeptide repeat protein, protein MGCGDSAQPPGHEQPPTGGQRDLDERPSAVAEPAPGRLPATTDVQPPTALQVPGDEGAPTPAHQVSASDGLRRCETLLRQNRRVAAYECFQNASYPPAGEFDDGRAACGAGWGLFRLGYLTEADMHLRGGLAAATRAREIRGEETFDVVRAACLYNLGRVSEARGDRERAEVYYRQSIQLRPNDAVQARLVALPDSGRAGEFLETCASTAGVGAPIGGEDELCRRRLLRTIGGWYSDGLSYCAFDQDDDTNATRLNEEYEADVLSMHSTYRQYDEDVLVIRGRDSVYDLASLAIASPNSMEFGVRGRARSLAVRTSAQRIPEIVATAEHLDYDDTPIEDPIRLADCGGAEPCSTLAPPGYRPHHFERRRTSHVVCRPVDEELWWCGTFIQDTPPTAGAIDERYRSRGCAAEP, encoded by the coding sequence ATGGGCTGCGGCGACTCCGCGCAGCCACCCGGGCACGAACAACCACCGACCGGCGGCCAGCGCGACCTGGACGAGCGCCCGTCTGCCGTCGCCGAGCCGGCTCCGGGGCGCCTGCCGGCCACCACGGACGTCCAGCCGCCGACTGCGCTCCAGGTTCCCGGTGACGAGGGCGCTCCGACGCCGGCACACCAGGTCTCGGCCTCGGACGGTCTGCGTCGATGTGAAACGCTCCTGAGACAGAACCGGCGTGTCGCCGCATACGAGTGCTTTCAGAACGCGTCTTATCCGCCCGCTGGCGAATTCGACGACGGGCGTGCCGCCTGCGGTGCTGGCTGGGGCCTGTTCCGGCTCGGGTATTTGACCGAGGCTGACATGCACCTCCGCGGTGGATTGGCTGCCGCGACTCGTGCGCGCGAGATCCGCGGCGAGGAAACGTTCGACGTCGTGCGTGCGGCTTGCCTGTACAACCTGGGCCGCGTCTCGGAGGCGAGAGGAGATCGCGAACGCGCCGAAGTGTACTACCGCCAGTCGATTCAGCTTCGACCGAACGACGCCGTCCAAGCGCGGCTGGTCGCCTTGCCTGACTCTGGGCGCGCGGGGGAGTTTCTGGAAACCTGTGCCAGTACCGCCGGGGTTGGAGCGCCGATCGGCGGGGAGGACGAGCTCTGTCGCAGACGGCTGTTGCGCACGATTGGAGGGTGGTACTCGGATGGCTTGTCGTACTGCGCGTTCGACCAGGACGATGACACGAATGCGACGCGGCTGAACGAGGAGTACGAGGCCGACGTTCTCTCGATGCACTCGACTTATCGGCAATATGACGAAGATGTGCTCGTGATTCGCGGGCGCGACAGTGTGTACGACCTTGCGTCCCTGGCCATCGCCTCTCCCAACAGCATGGAGTTCGGCGTGCGCGGGCGTGCACGAAGTCTCGCTGTCCGCACGAGCGCGCAACGGATCCCGGAGATCGTCGCGACGGCGGAGCATCTCGACTACGACGACACACCCATCGAGGACCCGATTCGGCTCGCAGACTGCGGCGGTGCAGAGCCGTGCAGCACACTCGCGCCACCCGGCTATCGACCGCACCACTTCGAACGGCGACGCACTAGCCACGTCGTGTGTCGACCGGTTGACGAAGAGTTGTGGTGGTGCGGAACTTTCATTCAGGACACTCCGCCGACTGCCGGGGCGATCGACGAGCGATATCGTTCACGCGGGTGCGCTGCGGAGCCTTGA
- a CDS encoding serine/threonine-protein kinase: MHEPFGPFRLLARLGRGGMAETFVAERSGRAGFVQRVCLKRVLATRAKDPQYVRRFQDEARLAALLRHPNVVSLYDFGCHAGTWWQALELVDGVDLDVVVHRMRASGEPLPVDVVLYIAAELSKALAYAHELRHVDGAPARVVHRDVSPSNVLISYDGAVKLADFGIAKIDAAERTESGGARGKVSYTAPEQALGMHEDRRADLFALGVVLFELFSGGVRPFDGLSDLATFRNTVEGRRHDLREVAPHLPEPVVALVDGLLATERHARTATADDVLDALGAMQVSAVAARDLARRVRASKPPVAIPTEGELTRPDPPHRASP, translated from the coding sequence ATGCACGAGCCCTTCGGCCCCTTCCGACTTCTCGCGCGACTCGGTCGAGGTGGAATGGCCGAGACTTTCGTTGCGGAGCGTTCCGGACGCGCCGGCTTCGTCCAACGCGTGTGTCTGAAACGTGTGCTCGCGACGCGTGCAAAGGACCCGCAGTACGTTCGCCGCTTCCAGGACGAGGCGCGGCTCGCGGCGCTCCTGCGGCACCCGAACGTCGTCTCGCTGTATGACTTCGGCTGCCACGCTGGAACGTGGTGGCAAGCGCTCGAGCTCGTCGACGGCGTGGACCTCGACGTTGTCGTTCATCGCATGCGCGCCAGCGGCGAGCCGCTCCCGGTTGACGTGGTTCTCTACATCGCGGCGGAGCTTAGCAAGGCGCTCGCGTACGCACACGAGCTCCGTCACGTGGACGGCGCGCCAGCACGCGTCGTGCACCGTGACGTGAGCCCGTCGAACGTACTGATCAGCTACGACGGCGCGGTGAAGCTCGCGGACTTCGGCATCGCGAAGATCGACGCGGCTGAGCGCACCGAAAGCGGCGGCGCGCGAGGGAAGGTTTCGTACACGGCGCCCGAGCAGGCACTCGGGATGCACGAAGACCGGCGCGCCGATCTCTTCGCGCTCGGCGTCGTTCTCTTCGAGCTCTTCTCAGGCGGCGTGCGGCCGTTCGACGGACTGAGCGACCTCGCGACTTTCCGCAACACCGTCGAGGGGCGTCGACACGACCTCCGCGAGGTCGCGCCGCATCTTCCTGAGCCCGTCGTTGCGCTCGTTGACGGCCTGCTCGCGACGGAGCGTCATGCGCGCACCGCGACCGCCGATGATGTGCTCGACGCACTTGGCGCGATGCAGGTCTCCGCCGTCGCGGCCCGCGATCTCGCCCGCCGCGTCCGTGCTTCCAAGCCGCCCGTGGCCATCCCGACCGAAGGCGAGCTCACGCGTCCGGATCCGCCGCATCGCGCGTCGCCTTAG
- a CDS encoding SAVED domain-containing protein, with translation MKRQLERRVASVCSKPGCGRITAGPHSDPSKSVSVGEAGHITSAAKGGPRYDETLTPEQRRAATNGIWLCCACHEIVDADSSPFSADVLREWKSEAEKRAREAVELAKKRDAMPAFVTLLHRSMELIPDRSLARSMPLLFRHVHEVVADVRAPCARENAVDLRAVVVEHLRARNALWGHLESVPDVELAYYGIAHVPLAIHMGHLLGTRMSVHYAERERDGNVWRWLGESTTPFPDLKVHQPDDLGDTRDVAISVGVSYPVTTHQIVSSVGEMPIVRLAVDAPALDIVRSRTQIEAYSSTFREALERIARVDSISRVHLFAATPMCLSFALGRQVRNTVHPGVYAYNYRRGGVRPYSWRLLMTDDPDAAAQPRHLG, from the coding sequence GTGAAGCGCCAGCTCGAGCGCCGAGTCGCGTCGGTGTGCTCGAAGCCGGGTTGTGGCCGGATCACCGCGGGACCGCACTCCGACCCGTCAAAGTCCGTCAGCGTCGGGGAGGCGGGTCACATCACCTCTGCAGCGAAGGGAGGGCCCCGCTACGACGAAACGCTGACGCCGGAGCAGCGCCGTGCGGCGACGAACGGGATCTGGCTGTGCTGCGCTTGCCACGAAATCGTGGACGCGGACAGCTCACCGTTCAGTGCAGACGTGCTCCGCGAGTGGAAATCCGAAGCGGAGAAGCGTGCCCGCGAAGCGGTCGAGCTCGCCAAGAAGCGCGACGCGATGCCAGCGTTCGTCACACTCCTGCACCGGTCGATGGAGCTCATCCCCGATCGCTCTCTCGCGCGCTCGATGCCGCTTCTGTTCCGCCACGTTCACGAGGTCGTGGCTGACGTTCGCGCGCCGTGCGCGCGTGAAAACGCTGTCGATCTGCGTGCCGTCGTCGTGGAGCACCTGCGAGCGAGGAACGCCCTTTGGGGGCATCTCGAGAGCGTGCCTGACGTCGAACTCGCGTACTACGGCATTGCCCACGTCCCCTTAGCAATTCACATGGGCCACCTCCTCGGCACACGCATGTCTGTGCACTACGCCGAACGAGAGCGCGACGGAAACGTATGGCGGTGGCTTGGGGAGTCCACGACGCCGTTCCCGGATCTGAAAGTTCATCAACCGGACGATCTCGGCGACACGCGTGACGTCGCGATCTCGGTGGGCGTAAGCTACCCGGTCACGACACACCAGATCGTCTCCTCGGTCGGCGAAATGCCCATCGTGAGGCTCGCTGTGGATGCGCCCGCACTCGACATCGTCCGGAGTAGAACGCAGATCGAAGCGTACTCGAGCACGTTCAGGGAGGCGCTGGAGCGCATCGCTCGCGTTGACTCCATCAGCCGTGTACATCTCTTCGCGGCGACACCCATGTGCCTGTCATTCGCCCTTGGTCGTCAGGTGCGAAATACCGTTCATCCCGGCGTCTACGCTTACAACTACCGGCGTGGAGGTGTGCGGCCCTACTCGTGGCGCCTGCTAATGACCGACGATCCTGATGCGGCCGCGCAGCCCCGGCATTTGGGTTGA
- a CDS encoding nucleotide-binding domain-containing protein has protein sequence MYDASKLLNRFYNEKLRLGRDGRARLAKLRDTNLDRLKSGLEKLGPIRGASKATFESHLDQGSYAMHTLNQHPDDDYDIDTGVIFDESVLPASALDSRKRVAEALLQSGATFLRDPEARTNAVTVWYAEGHHVDLAVYRRTAKGLEHAGADWTARDPSEVTQWFTDRVNALSPFWLIDVERGQLRRIVRFVKRFCASRRSWSLPGGMIATTLVTEVYQHDPSRDDVSLRKTLIALRDRLVKNQRVFSPVDAAQELTGKPQTEAQVRRLQKRLDDLLPKLDVLDDRNCDEATARTAWNSVFRHDFFVTEQDTKTDATTAVNLTIRVAQHENGPLREASYRSSQPPLPKGMWLRFEVAHELKRDDVVRWTVKNEGDEAEAAADLGHTREGRDLVTWRHTRFRGDHTMRCEIVRNGRVIATANRKVRVA, from the coding sequence ATGTACGACGCAAGCAAGCTCCTGAACCGGTTCTACAACGAGAAGCTGCGGCTCGGTCGAGATGGCCGCGCGAGGCTGGCGAAGCTGCGCGACACCAACCTCGACCGGCTGAAAAGTGGCCTGGAGAAGCTGGGTCCCATTCGCGGCGCGTCGAAAGCGACCTTCGAGAGTCATCTCGACCAGGGCAGCTATGCGATGCACACGCTCAACCAGCATCCGGACGATGACTACGACATCGACACCGGAGTGATCTTCGACGAGTCCGTGCTCCCAGCCTCGGCATTGGATTCACGAAAGCGAGTCGCCGAGGCACTGCTCCAGTCCGGCGCGACATTTCTTCGTGATCCCGAGGCCCGTACGAACGCTGTCACTGTGTGGTATGCGGAGGGCCACCACGTGGATCTCGCCGTCTACCGGCGCACCGCGAAGGGATTGGAGCACGCCGGTGCGGACTGGACTGCCCGCGATCCCTCGGAGGTGACCCAGTGGTTCACCGACCGGGTGAACGCGCTCAGTCCGTTCTGGCTAATCGATGTCGAACGGGGGCAGCTCCGCCGAATCGTCCGGTTCGTGAAGCGATTCTGCGCGTCGCGTCGATCATGGAGCCTACCGGGCGGCATGATTGCGACGACCCTCGTCACGGAGGTGTACCAGCACGACCCGTCGCGGGACGACGTCTCCCTGCGAAAGACGTTGATCGCGCTACGCGATCGGCTCGTGAAGAACCAGCGCGTCTTCAGCCCCGTCGACGCGGCCCAGGAGCTCACAGGGAAACCGCAGACCGAGGCACAGGTGCGTCGGTTGCAGAAGCGCCTGGACGATCTCCTGCCCAAACTCGACGTGCTCGACGATCGCAATTGCGATGAGGCGACCGCGCGAACGGCGTGGAACTCTGTCTTTCGGCACGACTTCTTCGTCACCGAGCAGGACACGAAGACCGATGCGACCACCGCGGTGAACCTCACGATCCGCGTGGCCCAACACGAGAACGGACCTCTTCGAGAGGCTTCGTACCGGTCATCGCAGCCGCCGCTCCCAAAAGGAATGTGGCTCCGCTTCGAGGTCGCGCACGAGCTCAAGCGCGACGACGTCGTCCGCTGGACGGTGAAGAACGAAGGCGACGAGGCCGAAGCTGCCGCCGACCTAGGTCACACTCGAGAAGGCCGCGACCTCGTCACCTGGCGTCATACTCGCTTCCGCGGCGACCATACGATGCGCTGCGAGATCGTGCGGAACGGACGGGTGATCGCGACAGCCAACCGCAAAGTGCGCGTCGCCTAA
- a CDS encoding BPTD_3080 family restriction endonuclease, with amino-acid sequence MSHELPRNAVDNPILNSPFHEPTRYWDFSGPSARVGEGRRPAGYTGLARTERAGDVAHAQQQQILLHTVNDIRARVKEWRARNYPNVSRTTRDLLDHWNDPARRPIFFCQREAAETIIYLVEASEADRQGIRIEPDVPVDPESVAKGYLPLTRYCTKMATGSGKTTVMAMLAAWSILNRLTNKTDGRFTDAILVVAPNLTVKDRLGVLDPNVAGSYYERFDLVPRGYRELLARGKVQISNWHEFLVRSDEGKRGVVQRGVESDAAFVRRVLKKLRGAQQILVLNDEAHHAWRPAKPIEDQQTELEGLSRDERDEAKDEAEEATVWVGGLDRINKVLGKGPKQPGIKLCIDLSATPFALKGSGRPEGEPLPWIVSDFSLVDAIESGITKVPRIPVRDDSGKPDPQYFHLWRTVLEKLSPAERGGARAAPSPDAVWREAQGALSMLAGKWQETLAEFRASGQPVPPAMIVVAANTKIAQVIAEHVRAGYVLGELAGDVSFQIDTSVLKEAESETGGASKKVQEQLLRLKVATVGKAQWEGSVLPASVQNLPDEARAQLAEPPGKHVRCVVSVGMLTEGWDAQNVTQILGLRAFSSQLLCEQVVGRALRRMSYEVNDDGMLEPEYADIFGVPFEVIPVQGTGTRPPKPPQPSTLVQADPARKHLAIEFPRVEGYVLDVKQRVRCDVESIPSLTIEPSVETTLTQVAPSLPTEGGRKFVGVMEELETFTRLPFHEEHRLQKTAFRIAADIVRQMTRAHAGDGESTWSPGQAQVLFPQVLTIVEDVFDKRLVAIGGARREEVALEKYAEKVRTRILDAIEPDDDLGETPLLPRIERHRPIGSTEDVQFRTTKTAHPTTRSHVSHLVVDSGLEGQAMLYLEHADLADVVVSYVKNDRLGFVIPYEIRASGDEMVSRSYLPDFLVRVRADDGGEVTVILETKGWRNEDAKTKESAAQRWVKAINHHGGFGRWRYEVLEDASAIPALLRGIAQPSRFELVEPAPARTLEADDELRIAYAETARPARTDANRTGWEDWVAATRTRSWMLADPLLDWLDLYGVEKGFERDDARPGFDPRTDFTRFVMTKSREFEQAVVRLISQRANVVRISRSPEHTADPRKAEETLAAMRDGVEVIHEAVLHDLETRTYGAPDLLVRSDVLERLFPDALELDAGWFDATRPDAPSVASVRAPGLGERPWHYRVVDAKFTTLHLLESGELGNEGSARAYKAQLFLYNRALGRAQGFLPPSSFLLGRGWEQGKARGRSCMDRLAWVPQDGRLAKGRSLADEVEAAVQWVRKVRDRGSEWSVLPLISDDALRPNMKNTLDAPWHGAKRRIASETKDLTLLWQVGVDRRAAAIEKKIRAWDDKRLTAEDVGLKGPKTKPVFDALLEVNRDASGPPVRPARVQVAEGEWRRPSELEFFVDFETISDLDDDFEKLPERGGQPLIFMVGCGHIENGDWVFRCFTADALDAESEARVLTAWFDHMRAVQARRGTKGAPRVFHWSPAEVSNLETAYNSARRRHPSAEWPVPEWFDFLNRVIKAEPVVVRGALGFGLKAIAKALHTHGLVKTSWSDGPTDGLGAMVAAWSAQREARERGCALRDIDLAREVERYNEVDCRVMWETIEYLRASH; translated from the coding sequence GGACTTCTCCGGGCCCAGCGCGCGCGTGGGAGAGGGGCGGCGCCCCGCGGGCTACACCGGGCTCGCGCGAACCGAGCGCGCGGGCGACGTCGCGCACGCGCAGCAGCAGCAGATCCTGCTCCACACGGTCAACGACATCCGAGCGCGAGTGAAGGAGTGGCGCGCGCGCAACTACCCCAACGTCAGCCGCACCACTCGCGACCTCCTCGACCACTGGAACGACCCCGCCCGGCGCCCGATCTTCTTCTGCCAGCGCGAGGCCGCTGAGACGATCATTTACCTGGTCGAGGCATCGGAGGCGGATCGCCAGGGCATCCGCATCGAGCCCGACGTCCCGGTCGATCCCGAGAGCGTCGCGAAGGGCTACCTGCCGCTCACTCGGTACTGCACGAAGATGGCGACCGGGTCGGGCAAGACGACCGTGATGGCGATGCTCGCCGCGTGGTCGATCCTGAACAGGCTCACCAACAAGACCGACGGGCGCTTCACCGACGCGATCCTCGTCGTCGCGCCGAACCTCACGGTGAAGGACCGGCTCGGGGTCCTCGATCCCAACGTCGCCGGCAGCTACTACGAGCGCTTCGACCTCGTGCCCCGCGGCTATCGCGAGCTGCTCGCGCGCGGCAAGGTACAGATCTCGAACTGGCACGAGTTCCTCGTGCGCTCCGACGAGGGCAAACGCGGCGTCGTGCAGCGCGGCGTGGAGAGCGACGCCGCGTTCGTGCGGCGCGTGCTGAAGAAGCTGCGCGGCGCCCAGCAGATCCTCGTGCTCAACGACGAGGCGCACCACGCGTGGCGCCCCGCGAAGCCGATCGAGGACCAGCAGACCGAGCTCGAGGGGCTCTCGCGCGACGAGCGCGACGAGGCGAAGGACGAGGCCGAGGAGGCGACGGTCTGGGTCGGCGGGCTCGACCGCATCAACAAGGTGCTCGGCAAGGGCCCGAAGCAGCCCGGCATCAAGCTCTGCATCGACCTCTCGGCGACACCCTTCGCGCTCAAGGGCTCGGGTCGCCCCGAGGGCGAGCCGCTGCCGTGGATCGTGAGCGACTTCTCGCTCGTCGACGCGATCGAGAGCGGAATCACGAAGGTGCCGCGCATCCCGGTGCGCGACGACTCAGGCAAGCCCGATCCGCAGTACTTCCACCTCTGGCGCACCGTGCTCGAAAAGCTCAGCCCCGCGGAGCGCGGCGGAGCGCGAGCGGCGCCGAGCCCGGACGCGGTGTGGCGGGAAGCGCAGGGCGCGCTGTCGATGCTCGCCGGCAAGTGGCAGGAGACGCTGGCGGAGTTCCGCGCGTCGGGGCAGCCGGTGCCGCCCGCGATGATCGTCGTCGCGGCGAACACGAAGATCGCGCAGGTGATCGCCGAGCACGTGCGGGCCGGCTACGTCCTCGGCGAGCTCGCGGGTGACGTGTCGTTCCAGATCGACACGTCGGTGCTGAAGGAAGCGGAGTCCGAGACCGGCGGGGCGAGCAAGAAAGTGCAGGAGCAGCTCCTGCGCCTGAAGGTCGCCACGGTCGGCAAGGCGCAGTGGGAGGGCAGCGTGCTGCCGGCCTCGGTGCAGAACCTGCCCGACGAGGCGCGCGCGCAGCTCGCCGAGCCGCCCGGCAAGCACGTCCGGTGCGTCGTGAGCGTCGGGATGCTCACCGAGGGCTGGGACGCGCAGAACGTCACGCAGATCCTCGGCCTCCGCGCGTTCTCGTCGCAGCTTCTCTGCGAGCAGGTTGTCGGGCGCGCGCTGCGCCGCATGAGCTACGAGGTGAACGACGACGGGATGCTCGAGCCGGAGTACGCCGACATCTTCGGCGTGCCGTTCGAGGTCATCCCGGTGCAGGGCACCGGCACCCGTCCGCCCAAGCCGCCTCAACCCTCGACGCTGGTGCAGGCGGACCCGGCGCGGAAGCACCTGGCCATCGAGTTCCCGCGCGTCGAGGGTTACGTGCTCGACGTGAAGCAGCGCGTGCGCTGCGACGTGGAGAGCATCCCATCGCTCACGATCGAGCCGAGTGTCGAGACGACACTGACCCAGGTCGCGCCCAGCCTGCCCACCGAGGGCGGCCGGAAGTTCGTGGGAGTGATGGAGGAGCTGGAGACGTTCACCCGTCTTCCGTTCCACGAAGAGCATCGCCTGCAGAAGACCGCGTTCCGCATCGCCGCCGACATCGTGCGGCAGATGACCCGTGCGCACGCCGGAGATGGCGAGAGCACGTGGTCACCCGGTCAGGCGCAGGTCCTCTTCCCGCAGGTGCTCACGATCGTCGAGGACGTGTTCGACAAACGCCTCGTCGCGATCGGCGGGGCGCGCCGCGAGGAGGTCGCGCTCGAGAAATACGCCGAGAAGGTGCGCACGCGGATCCTCGACGCGATCGAGCCCGACGACGATCTCGGCGAGACGCCTCTGTTGCCGCGCATCGAACGACACCGACCGATTGGCTCGACCGAGGATGTGCAGTTCCGCACCACGAAGACCGCGCATCCGACGACCCGGAGCCACGTCTCGCACCTCGTCGTCGACAGCGGGCTTGAAGGTCAGGCGATGCTCTACCTGGAGCACGCAGACCTGGCGGACGTCGTCGTCTCGTACGTGAAGAACGACCGGCTCGGCTTCGTGATCCCGTACGAGATCCGCGCGAGCGGCGACGAGATGGTCTCGCGCTCGTACCTGCCCGACTTCTTGGTGCGCGTACGCGCCGACGACGGCGGCGAGGTCACGGTCATCCTCGAGACCAAGGGCTGGCGGAACGAGGACGCGAAGACGAAGGAGAGCGCGGCTCAGCGCTGGGTAAAGGCGATCAACCACCACGGCGGGTTCGGCCGCTGGCGCTATGAAGTGCTCGAGGACGCGTCCGCGATCCCGGCGCTGCTCCGGGGGATCGCGCAGCCGTCCCGCTTCGAGCTCGTGGAGCCCGCGCCGGCGCGAACGCTGGAAGCCGATGACGAGCTGCGGATCGCGTACGCCGAGACCGCTCGGCCGGCGCGGACCGACGCGAACCGCACTGGCTGGGAGGACTGGGTCGCCGCGACTCGGACCCGGAGCTGGATGCTCGCGGATCCGCTGCTCGACTGGCTCGATCTCTACGGCGTGGAGAAGGGCTTCGAGCGTGACGACGCGAGGCCGGGTTTCGATCCGCGAACCGACTTCACGCGCTTCGTAATGACCAAGAGCCGCGAGTTCGAGCAGGCGGTGGTGCGCCTGATCTCGCAGCGCGCGAACGTGGTGCGCATCTCCAGGAGTCCCGAACACACTGCCGATCCGCGCAAGGCCGAGGAGACACTCGCGGCGATGCGAGATGGCGTGGAGGTGATTCACGAGGCCGTGCTCCACGATCTCGAGACCCGCACCTACGGCGCGCCCGACCTGCTCGTCCGCAGCGACGTGCTCGAGCGCCTTTTCCCCGACGCGCTCGAGCTCGACGCCGGGTGGTTCGATGCGACGCGGCCCGACGCGCCGAGCGTCGCGAGCGTGAGGGCTCCCGGGCTCGGAGAGCGGCCCTGGCACTACCGGGTCGTCGACGCGAAGTTCACGACGCTGCACCTGCTCGAGTCCGGCGAGCTCGGCAACGAGGGCTCGGCCCGCGCCTACAAGGCGCAGCTCTTCCTCTACAATCGCGCGCTCGGACGCGCTCAGGGCTTCCTGCCGCCCTCGTCGTTCTTGCTCGGCCGGGGCTGGGAACAGGGCAAGGCGCGCGGGCGCTCGTGCATGGACCGTCTGGCGTGGGTCCCGCAGGACGGCCGGCTCGCGAAGGGGCGGAGCCTCGCCGACGAGGTCGAAGCCGCCGTGCAGTGGGTGCGCAAGGTGCGTGATCGCGGCTCCGAGTGGAGCGTGCTGCCGCTCATCTCTGACGACGCCCTGCGACCCAACATGAAGAACACGCTCGACGCGCCGTGGCACGGCGCGAAGCGGAGGATTGCGAGCGAGACGAAGGATCTCACGCTGCTCTGGCAGGTCGGCGTCGACCGCCGCGCGGCGGCGATCGAGAAGAAGATCCGCGCGTGGGACGACAAGCGCCTCACGGCCGAAGATGTCGGGCTCAAGGGCCCGAAGACCAAGCCTGTCTTCGACGCTCTGCTCGAGGTCAACCGCGATGCGTCGGGACCTCCGGTTCGACCCGCAAGGGTTCAGGTCGCGGAGGGCGAGTGGCGTCGCCCGAGTGAGCTCGAGTTCTTCGTCGACTTCGAGACTATCAGTGATCTCGACGACGATTTCGAGAAGCTCCCCGAGCGCGGCGGCCAGCCGCTGATCTTCATGGTCGGGTGCGGTCACATCGAGAACGGTGACTGGGTGTTCCGCTGCTTCACCGCAGACGCGCTCGACGCGGAGAGCGAGGCACGCGTGCTGACCGCGTGGTTTGACCACATGCGCGCGGTCCAGGCCCGCCGTGGCACGAAGGGCGCACCACGCGTCTTCCACTGGTCGCCCGCCGAAGTGTCGAACCTCGAGACCGCGTACAATTCCGCGCGCCGTCGGCACCCGAGCGCCGAGTGGCCGGTGCCCGAGTGGTTCGACTTCCTGAACCGCGTGATAAAGGCCGAGCCGGTGGTGGTGCGCGGTGCGCTCGGATTCGGCCTCAAAGCGATCGCGAAGGCGCTGCACACGCACGGCCTCGTCAAGACGTCGTGGTCCGACGGACCGACGGACGGGCTCGGCGCGATGGTCGCGGCGTGGTCGGCACAGCGCGAGGCGCGAGAGCGTGGGTGCGCGCTGCGCGATATCGATCTCGCACGCGAGGTCGAGCGTTACAACGAGGTCGACTGTCGCGTGATGTGGGAGACGATCGAGTATCTGAGAGCGAGTCACTAG